Proteins encoded in a region of the Eschrichtius robustus isolate mEscRob2 chromosome 14, mEscRob2.pri, whole genome shotgun sequence genome:
- the TIMM21 gene encoding mitochondrial import inner membrane translocase subunit Tim21 isoform X1: protein MICTFLRAVRCTEKLHRSSGKRLFLAHFVLNKACLKTEPNWRWGPQEQKRTVRPRCILGVTQKTVWTQGQSLQRAKEDGSKQVSAHRSQSGETAISTSQKVKEAGRDFTYLIVVLIGITITGGLFYTIFRELFSSSSPNKIYGKALEKCRLHPEVLSVFGEPVKGYGEMTRRGRRQHVSFIEYVKDGLKHMRVKFYIQGSEPGKQGTVHLEVKENPESGEYEFQYIFVELEPYSRRTIVIEDNRS, encoded by the exons ATGATTTGTACTTTCCTACGAGCTGTACGGTGTACGGAGAAGCTGCACAGGTCCTCGGGGAAGCGGTTGTTTCTGGCACACTTTGTACTTAACAAAGCTTGCTTGAAGACTGAGCCCAATTGGAGATGGGGGCCGCAAGAGCAGAAGAGAACGGTGCGACCTAGGTGTATTTTGGGAGTCACCCAGAAAACCGTCTGGACGCAAGGACAGAGCCTGCAGAGAGCGAAGGAGGACGGCAGCAAACAAGTGTCTGCGCACAGAAGTCAGAGCGGGGAAACCGCCATCTCAACGTCACAGAAAG TGAAAGAAGCTGGAAGAGATTTTACCTATTTAATAGTGGTGCTTATTGGAATCACCATTACAG gTGGCTTGTTTTACACGATCTTCAGAGAACTTTTTTCTTCATCCAGTCCTAATAAGATATATGGGAAAGCCCTAGAAAAATGCAGATTACATCCCGAG GTCCTAAGTGTCTTCGGCGAGCCCGTTAAAGGCTACGGGGAGATGACGAGACGTGGCAGAAGGCAGCACGTCAG TTTTATTGAATACGTAAAAGATGGGCTGAAACACATGCGTGTGAAATTCTACATCCAGGGCTCCGAGCCCGGGAAGCAAGGAACCGTGCATCTTGAAGTGAAAGAG aacccGGAAAGTGGCGAATATgaatttcaatatatatttgtagaACTTGAACCGTATTCTAGAAGAACTATTGTCATTGAAGATAATCGATCTTAA
- the TIMM21 gene encoding mitochondrial import inner membrane translocase subunit Tim21 isoform X2 produces the protein MICTFLRAVRCTEKLHRSSGKRLFLAHFVLNKACLKTEPNWRWGPQEQKRTVRPRCILGVTQKTVWTQGQSLQRAKEDGSKQVSAHRSQSGETAISTSQKGGLFYTIFRELFSSSSPNKIYGKALEKCRLHPEVLSVFGEPVKGYGEMTRRGRRQHVSFIEYVKDGLKHMRVKFYIQGSEPGKQGTVHLEVKENPESGEYEFQYIFVELEPYSRRTIVIEDNRS, from the exons ATGATTTGTACTTTCCTACGAGCTGTACGGTGTACGGAGAAGCTGCACAGGTCCTCGGGGAAGCGGTTGTTTCTGGCACACTTTGTACTTAACAAAGCTTGCTTGAAGACTGAGCCCAATTGGAGATGGGGGCCGCAAGAGCAGAAGAGAACGGTGCGACCTAGGTGTATTTTGGGAGTCACCCAGAAAACCGTCTGGACGCAAGGACAGAGCCTGCAGAGAGCGAAGGAGGACGGCAGCAAACAAGTGTCTGCGCACAGAAGTCAGAGCGGGGAAACCGCCATCTCAACGTCACAGAAAG gTGGCTTGTTTTACACGATCTTCAGAGAACTTTTTTCTTCATCCAGTCCTAATAAGATATATGGGAAAGCCCTAGAAAAATGCAGATTACATCCCGAG GTCCTAAGTGTCTTCGGCGAGCCCGTTAAAGGCTACGGGGAGATGACGAGACGTGGCAGAAGGCAGCACGTCAG TTTTATTGAATACGTAAAAGATGGGCTGAAACACATGCGTGTGAAATTCTACATCCAGGGCTCCGAGCCCGGGAAGCAAGGAACCGTGCATCTTGAAGTGAAAGAG aacccGGAAAGTGGCGAATATgaatttcaatatatatttgtagaACTTGAACCGTATTCTAGAAGAACTATTGTCATTGAAGATAATCGATCTTAA